A region of Paenibacillus sp. 37 DNA encodes the following proteins:
- a CDS encoding AGE family epimerase/isomerase, which produces MNTKTTELQSEIKAHWEKQILPFWSNLKDTTHGGFYGWVGNDLQVNPQAPKGGIATARQLWSFAAAYRVTGNERWRDHAEHAYRFLADHVMDSEYGGMYWMVDYTGEALDTSKHVYTQSFGVYSLSEYYRATGDASALELAKTLFALIEDKGLDAELPAYKEQFDRTWKEQPNEMLSENGVIADYTMNTHIHVLEAYTTLYRVWPDQQVRAALERLLGILYERVYDQDTTFLGVFFNKQWESIIDLRSFGHDIEASWLIDEALKVLGMEQHPEYAAMVTDIAYNISNVAVNADGSLLNEQEGEHIDEKRIWWVQAEAMVGFYNAYQRTGDPLFLERMERLWTYTKENIIDQRAGGEWYWSVDGNGTPDQSEIAGPWKCPYHNSRFCIELIERMGSE; this is translated from the coding sequence ATGAATACAAAAACAACCGAACTTCAATCTGAGATTAAGGCGCATTGGGAGAAGCAGATTTTACCCTTCTGGTCCAACCTTAAAGATACAACCCACGGTGGATTCTACGGCTGGGTTGGCAATGATCTTCAGGTGAATCCACAGGCACCCAAAGGAGGGATCGCCACGGCACGGCAACTTTGGTCTTTTGCAGCAGCCTATCGGGTTACCGGAAACGAAAGATGGCGCGATCACGCGGAGCACGCCTATCGTTTTCTCGCTGACCATGTGATGGATAGCGAATATGGCGGCATGTACTGGATGGTAGATTACACAGGGGAAGCACTGGACACGAGCAAACATGTGTATACGCAATCATTCGGCGTGTATTCACTCAGTGAGTACTATCGTGCTACCGGGGATGCTTCTGCATTGGAACTTGCGAAAACGCTTTTTGCTCTCATCGAGGACAAAGGTCTGGATGCCGAACTACCTGCGTACAAGGAACAATTTGATCGTACATGGAAGGAACAACCCAATGAAATGCTGAGCGAAAATGGGGTGATTGCGGATTACACCATGAATACGCATATCCATGTGCTGGAGGCCTACACCACGCTCTATCGCGTGTGGCCGGATCAACAAGTGAGGGCGGCGCTGGAACGCCTGCTCGGAATTTTGTATGAACGTGTGTATGACCAAGACACCACGTTTCTCGGGGTATTTTTCAACAAACAGTGGGAATCCATCATTGACCTGCGCTCGTTCGGACATGACATTGAAGCCAGCTGGCTGATTGACGAAGCACTGAAAGTTCTGGGGATGGAACAACATCCGGAGTATGCGGCGATGGTAACGGATATTGCCTATAACATCTCCAATGTAGCCGTGAATGCGGATGGTTCCTTGTTAAATGAACAAGAAGGTGAACATATCGATGAGAAGCGAATTTGGTGGGTTCAGGCCGAGGCCATGGTGGGCTTCTATAACGCATATCAGCGTACAGGTGATCCATTGTTTCTGGAGAGAATGGAACGCTTGTGGACCTATACAAAAGAAAACATCATTGATCAGCGCGCTGGTGGGGAATGGTACTGGTCGGTTGATGGGAACGGAACACCGGATCAGAGCGAAATTGCCGGACCATGGAAATGCCCGTATCACAATAGCAGATTCTGTATTGAACTAATTGAGAGGATGGGATCAGAATGA
- a CDS encoding glycosidase, whose protein sequence is MIHPKYKELLEKQEQLLARPNEINSSFYNGVYDRYQYPVITRHHVPLHWRFDLDETTNPHFMERLGINATLNPGAIYFNGKYIMVIRTEGLDRKSIFALAESDNGIDGFRFTGKPLVWDDIDADETNQYDMRLVQHEDGWIYGIYCSERKDPEAPAFDTSSAVAQAGLVRTRDLTSWERLPNITTNSPQQRNVVLHPEFVDGKYAFYTRPQDGFISTGSGGGIAFGLCEDILNPVIHEETVIDERQYHTVYEVKNGQGPAPLKTDRGWIHIAHGVRNTAAGLRYVLYTFATDLNDPTRVIAKPGGHFIAPYDDERVGDVSNVIFCNGAVVNEKEEVFIYYASSDTRCHVATTTLEKLVDYTFNTPADPYRSLDCASQRGQLIEQNEKLLQKQLT, encoded by the coding sequence ATGATACACCCGAAATACAAGGAGTTACTGGAGAAACAGGAGCAACTGCTTGCTCGCCCCAATGAGATCAATTCTTCATTCTACAACGGCGTATATGATCGGTATCAATATCCGGTAATCACTCGCCATCATGTGCCGCTGCATTGGAGATTCGATCTGGATGAGACGACGAACCCGCATTTTATGGAACGCCTGGGCATTAACGCAACGCTGAATCCGGGAGCCATCTATTTTAATGGCAAATACATCATGGTCATCCGTACGGAAGGATTGGACCGTAAATCGATCTTTGCGCTCGCCGAAAGTGACAATGGAATTGATGGATTCCGTTTCACGGGTAAACCACTGGTCTGGGATGATATCGATGCGGATGAAACCAATCAGTATGATATGCGTCTCGTTCAACATGAAGACGGCTGGATCTACGGCATCTATTGCTCTGAACGCAAAGACCCGGAGGCTCCTGCATTTGATACGTCCAGCGCAGTTGCACAGGCAGGGCTGGTCCGTACACGGGATCTTACAAGCTGGGAACGGTTGCCCAACATCACCACCAATTCCCCTCAACAGCGCAATGTCGTATTGCACCCGGAATTCGTGGATGGAAAGTATGCCTTCTACACCCGTCCACAGGACGGATTCATCTCGACAGGCAGCGGCGGCGGAATCGCCTTTGGCCTGTGTGAGGATATCTTGAACCCGGTCATTCATGAAGAGACGGTTATTGATGAACGGCAATATCATACGGTCTACGAAGTCAAAAACGGTCAAGGCCCTGCTCCGCTCAAAACGGATCGTGGCTGGATTCACATTGCTCACGGGGTTCGGAACACCGCAGCAGGACTGCGCTATGTGTTATACACTTTCGCAACGGATCTGAATGATCCGACGCGTGTGATTGCCAAGCCCGGCGGCCATTTCATTGCCCCTTATGACGACGAGCGTGTAGGCGATGTATCCAATGTTATTTTCTGCAATGGTGCTGTGGTGAATGAGAAGGAAGAAGTCTTTATCTATTACGCATCCAGTGATACCCGCTGTCATGTGGCAACTACCACTCTGGAGAAACTGGTTGATTATACGTTTAACACACCGGCAGATCCATACCGCTCCCTGGACTGTGCCAGCCAGCGGGGTCAGCTGATTGAACAGAATGAGAAGCTTTTACAGAAACAATTAACGTAA
- a CDS encoding substrate-binding domain-containing protein: protein MTAHCAYTGLKEATILKNNITMRDIADRLGVSSVTVSKALNDKDGVSGELKEKIKVLAIEMGYRYNAAARSMKEGLTHTIGVIIPERFTGPTQSFYVRVFQRITKHLEEQGYYGILHILNVEDEEELTLPKLYSDNKVDGFIVLGQISKEYIELVRSMEVPKMFLDFYDEHSDIDSVVTDNFYAAYELTNYLVQQGHRNIAYVGNLYSTSSIQDRFLGYYKSLLEHRLPMNPDLVLNDRDERGTFIEIDLPKQLPTAFVCNCDQVAHLLVQKLNSMDIQVPGQCSVVGFDNDIYAMLSDPKLTTVEVDVEQMARTAVQSMLKKVDNPNRSFGRVHVKGNIIYRDSVSAASASSDTNG, encoded by the coding sequence GTGACAGCACATTGTGCCTATACCGGCTTGAAGGAGGCGACCATACTGAAGAACAATATCACCATGCGGGATATCGCCGACAGGCTCGGGGTCAGCAGTGTGACCGTCTCGAAAGCGTTGAATGATAAAGATGGCGTGAGTGGCGAATTAAAAGAAAAAATTAAAGTGCTTGCTATTGAAATGGGCTATCGGTATAATGCCGCTGCCCGTTCGATGAAGGAAGGCTTAACTCATACTATTGGCGTAATTATCCCGGAGCGTTTTACCGGACCTACGCAGTCGTTCTATGTACGCGTGTTCCAGCGCATCACCAAACATCTGGAGGAACAGGGCTACTACGGCATTCTGCACATTCTGAATGTGGAGGATGAAGAAGAATTAACACTGCCCAAGCTGTACAGCGACAACAAGGTCGATGGTTTCATCGTGCTCGGACAGATCAGCAAAGAGTATATTGAACTGGTGCGATCAATGGAAGTTCCCAAAATGTTTCTCGACTTCTATGATGAACATTCGGACATTGATTCCGTCGTTACCGATAACTTCTACGCTGCCTATGAGCTGACGAACTATCTGGTTCAGCAGGGCCACCGTAACATTGCCTATGTGGGGAACCTATATTCCACGAGCAGCATCCAGGACCGATTCCTCGGGTATTACAAATCCTTGCTGGAACATCGGTTGCCGATGAATCCGGATCTGGTTCTGAATGATCGGGATGAACGCGGTACGTTTATTGAGATTGATCTGCCTAAACAACTGCCAACGGCCTTTGTATGCAACTGTGATCAGGTCGCTCATCTGCTCGTTCAAAAACTGAATTCGATGGATATTCAGGTACCTGGCCAATGCTCTGTTGTTGGTTTTGATAATGATATCTATGCCATGCTCTCCGATCCCAAGCTGACAACTGTCGAAGTGGATGTGGAACAGATGGCGCGGACGGCGGTCCAGTCGATGCTCAAAAAGGTCGACAACCCCAACCGTAGTTTCGGCCGTGTACACGTGAAAGGCAATATCATCTATCGTGACTCGGTGAGTGCTGCGTCTGCCTCATCAGATACAAATGGATAG
- a CDS encoding DUF2179 domain-containing protein, with product MFKILVFIFLIQIVYVSAYTLRMILTLKGQKYIAALISMGEIVIYVLGLNLVLKYLTQPSALIVYAVGYGLGVLLGAWIEEKIALGYVTVKVICNQMGSNVANALRDKGYGVTAWVGSGRDGDRLVMEILAKRKNQKLLYQTILSLDPKAFVITVEPKQFHGGFWTRSIKK from the coding sequence TTGTTTAAAATATTGGTATTTATCTTTTTGATCCAGATTGTATATGTATCGGCTTATACATTACGGATGATTCTGACACTCAAAGGCCAGAAATATATCGCCGCACTGATCAGCATGGGTGAGATTGTGATCTATGTGCTCGGTCTGAATCTGGTACTCAAGTATTTAACCCAACCATCTGCCCTGATCGTCTACGCGGTAGGTTATGGACTCGGTGTATTACTAGGGGCCTGGATCGAAGAGAAGATTGCCCTCGGTTACGTTACCGTTAAAGTAATCTGTAACCAGATGGGAAGCAACGTTGCGAATGCCCTGCGGGACAAAGGATACGGTGTTACTGCGTGGGTGGGTAGTGGACGTGACGGAGATCGGCTTGTGATGGAGATTCTGGCGAAACGAAAAAACCAGAAACTGCTCTATCAGACGATTCTCAGCCTGGATCCCAAAGCATTTGTCATTACCGTGGAGCCCAAACAGTTCCATGGCGGCTTCTGGACACGTTCCATCAAAAAGTAA
- a CDS encoding Leu/Phe/Val dehydrogenase produces the protein MQLWQEMEREGMEELIFCHDAHSGLRAVIAIHNTVLGPALGGCRYWSYASEEEAVRDAVKLAKGMTYKNAISGLPYGGGKVVIWNVPFVKNVVPDDGSYRSQSGEPVAGDLGVEQQKGAAAERKVAADEMTHPQDKILDTDVSKRAQRFRALGRCLERLNGRYVTGLDLGTTATDMDQIRLETAHVTDTTGSLGAQDDFTAEMTAYGVHIGIVTSLRQQGIASLQGIPVAVQGLGKVGHALCRYLHAAGARLIVADVVPERVQRALVQFSGAISADPAHIHAADCKVFAPCALGGVLTPATVEELRCSIVAGAANNQLSERQLVAGRMQARGILYAPDYVLNAGGIISTAYELEGAGPDLIRQKVAGIAGTLSKVYAEATQSAISTADAADRLAESILRSGHTR, from the coding sequence ATGCAGCTATGGCAGGAGATGGAGCGGGAAGGCATGGAGGAACTCATTTTTTGCCATGATGCACATAGTGGATTGAGGGCAGTCATTGCCATTCATAACACGGTCCTTGGACCTGCGCTCGGCGGATGCCGCTACTGGTCGTATGCGTCCGAGGAAGAAGCTGTTCGGGATGCTGTGAAGCTTGCAAAAGGCATGACATACAAAAATGCAATCTCCGGACTGCCGTATGGTGGCGGGAAAGTGGTCATATGGAATGTGCCTTTTGTGAAGAATGTAGTACCGGATGATGGTAGTTACAGGTCTCAGAGTGGTGAGCCGGTTGCTGGAGATCTAGGGGTAGAACAGCAAAAGGGCGCTGCCGCTGAACGGAAAGTCGCCGCTGATGAGATGACACATCCACAAGATAAAATTCTGGATACGGACGTATCCAAGCGGGCGCAGCGCTTTCGCGCACTGGGTCGTTGTCTGGAGCGGCTGAACGGACGGTACGTGACCGGTCTTGATCTGGGTACCACGGCGACAGACATGGACCAGATCCGACTGGAGACCGCACATGTGACGGACACCACGGGCTCGCTTGGGGCGCAGGATGACTTCACTGCCGAGATGACCGCCTACGGCGTACACATCGGCATTGTGACCTCGCTGCGCCAGCAAGGCATTGCATCTTTGCAGGGCATACCCGTTGCCGTCCAGGGACTGGGCAAGGTCGGGCATGCCCTGTGCCGTTACCTGCATGCAGCCGGGGCACGGCTCATTGTGGCAGACGTTGTACCGGAGCGTGTACAACGTGCCCTTGTGCAGTTCAGCGGCGCCATCTCGGCCGATCCGGCCCATATCCACGCCGCTGACTGCAAGGTCTTCGCCCCCTGTGCCCTAGGGGGCGTACTGACCCCGGCAACGGTGGAGGAGCTGCGCTGCTCCATCGTTGCCGGGGCGGCCAACAACCAGCTGAGTGAACGACAGCTGGTTGCAGGCCGCATGCAGGCGCGCGGCATCCTGTACGCGCCTGATTATGTGCTCAACGCAGGCGGAATCATCTCCACCGCCTACGAGCTGGAAGGCGCCGGGCCTGACCTGATCCGCCAAAAGGTGGCGGGGATTGCAGGCACGCTGAGCAAGGTATACGCAGAAGCTACGCAATCTGCAATCTCCACAGCGGATGCAGCCGATCGGCTGGCGGAATCCATCCTCCGATCAGGCCATACAAGATAG
- a CDS encoding ABC transporter ATP-binding protein, with the protein MSEQQVLSIESLRMRYNGRYVLNGIDLEVNRGEMIGYIGPNGAGKSTTVKILLGLVEGYVGTVRIFGKDIADGDVEYKRRIGYVPEVAELYEQLTPAEYLTFTGELYGMSYEDADYKAKLLMDCFGLEKSYHSRIASFSKGMRQKVLLISALLHDPDLLFLDEPLSGLDANSVMVVKEILSQLSAKGTTIFYSSHIMDVVEKISSRIVLIAEGRVVADGTFKQLQQQSMEGTLEEVFNQLTGFNEHIAIAERFVSIVQEVY; encoded by the coding sequence GTGAGTGAACAACAAGTGCTATCAATTGAAAGCTTGCGTATGAGATACAACGGACGTTATGTGCTGAACGGCATCGATCTGGAAGTGAATCGCGGTGAGATGATTGGATATATTGGTCCCAACGGGGCTGGCAAAAGTACGACGGTTAAGATTTTACTCGGGCTGGTTGAAGGGTATGTAGGCACGGTGCGAATCTTTGGTAAAGATATTGCGGATGGCGATGTGGAGTATAAACGCAGAATCGGCTATGTTCCGGAGGTGGCGGAATTGTACGAACAATTAACGCCTGCGGAGTATCTGACTTTTACGGGAGAGTTATACGGTATGTCCTATGAAGATGCGGATTACAAAGCCAAGCTATTGATGGATTGTTTTGGACTGGAAAAATCATATCATTCCCGCATTGCATCCTTTTCCAAAGGTATGCGTCAGAAAGTGCTGTTGATCTCTGCGCTGCTGCATGACCCGGATCTGTTGTTCCTGGATGAACCGCTCAGCGGATTGGATGCCAATAGTGTGATGGTGGTCAAAGAGATTTTATCGCAGTTGTCAGCCAAAGGCACAACGATCTTCTATTCGTCACACATCATGGATGTGGTGGAGAAGATCAGCAGTCGAATTGTACTGATCGCTGAAGGACGCGTCGTGGCAGACGGTACGTTTAAGCAGCTCCAACAGCAGTCCATGGAGGGTACGCTGGAGGAAGTTTTCAATCAATTGACGGGTTTCAATGAGCACATAGCCATTGCTGAGCGATTCGTATCGATTGTGCAGGAGGTGTACTGA
- a CDS encoding RICIN domain-containing protein — protein MAMNDRWLKKNTHSRRFTRRLSYLLALVLALQSIGMLLAPGPDASAAPLSVTNGIQFKDTTGNVVHAHGGGMIKANGYYYWFGENRNPNGTFKAVSVYRSSDLKNWEYRNDVLTSSSAAELNISNIERPKVIYNSSTGKYVLWMHKENGLDYGEARVAVATSNTVDGNYTYVGSYRPLGYDSRDMTVYNDNGTAYLISATRVNADLNIYKLTPDFLGVESLVTTLWPGQYREAPALFKKDGVYFLITSGATGWNPNQAKYATASSITDTWSGLSNFGDSTTYGSQSTYVVPVEGSQTTSYLYMGDRWAGVWSGPVQDSKYVWLPLSFPSATSLAMNWASSITIDTATGNVTGVNTPDVWESNASYQLISRKSNKLLNVIGGSSANGADVEQRADGGTTSQQWQITDAGGGYVKIINRSSGKLIGVENGSTTDGAVIEQWNDGGWASQQWQLVHVGGGYYKLKNRSTGKVLDISSQSLADGAAAIQWTDNGGTNQHFQIVKVQ, from the coding sequence ATGGCTATGAACGATAGATGGTTGAAAAAGAATACACATTCACGTCGCTTTACCCGCCGCTTGAGTTATCTGCTTGCTTTGGTTTTGGCGCTGCAATCCATAGGTATGCTGCTTGCACCCGGACCGGATGCTTCAGCTGCTCCGCTTAGTGTAACGAACGGGATACAGTTCAAGGATACCACTGGCAATGTCGTTCATGCCCATGGGGGTGGGATGATCAAGGCAAATGGGTATTATTACTGGTTTGGGGAGAATCGCAACCCGAATGGAACGTTCAAGGCGGTATCTGTGTATCGTTCATCGGATCTGAAAAACTGGGAATATCGCAATGATGTGCTGACCAGCAGCTCGGCAGCCGAATTAAATATCTCCAACATTGAACGCCCGAAAGTTATCTACAATAGTTCGACTGGAAAATATGTACTTTGGATGCACAAGGAGAATGGTCTGGATTATGGCGAGGCCAGAGTGGCCGTAGCTACTTCGAATACGGTTGATGGCAACTACACGTATGTGGGCAGCTATCGTCCCCTTGGATATGATTCCAGAGATATGACGGTGTACAACGATAACGGAACCGCTTATCTGATCTCCGCGACCCGAGTGAATGCCGATCTGAATATATATAAGCTGACCCCGGATTTCCTGGGTGTGGAATCGCTTGTCACAACGCTGTGGCCCGGACAATATCGTGAAGCACCTGCTTTATTCAAAAAAGACGGCGTTTACTTCCTGATCACCTCGGGTGCGACCGGCTGGAATCCAAATCAGGCCAAATATGCGACAGCCTCCAGCATTACAGACACATGGAGCGGCCTTAGCAATTTTGGAGACAGCACAACGTATGGTTCCCAATCCACCTATGTCGTTCCTGTAGAAGGTTCACAGACCACATCCTATCTTTACATGGGTGACCGCTGGGCTGGTGTATGGAGCGGACCTGTGCAGGATTCCAAGTATGTTTGGCTACCCCTATCGTTCCCTAGCGCAACTAGTCTGGCGATGAACTGGGCCAGCAGTATTACGATTGATACAGCAACAGGGAATGTGACCGGAGTGAATACACCGGATGTCTGGGAATCGAATGCTTCATATCAGCTGATTAGCCGTAAAAGCAATAAATTACTGAATGTCATCGGGGGTTCTTCCGCCAACGGTGCGGATGTGGAGCAGCGAGCAGATGGGGGAACAACAAGTCAACAGTGGCAGATTACCGATGCGGGTGGGGGCTATGTCAAAATTATCAACCGTTCCAGCGGCAAACTGATCGGTGTGGAGAATGGTTCCACGACCGATGGGGCTGTCATTGAACAGTGGAATGACGGGGGCTGGGCCAGCCAGCAATGGCAGCTCGTCCATGTAGGTGGTGGTTATTATAAACTGAAGAATCGTAGTACAGGCAAGGTCTTGGATATCTCTAGTCAATCCCTGGCAGATGGGGCTGCGGCCATCCAGTGGACGGATAATGGCGGTACGAATCAGCATTTTCAGATTGTTAAAGTGCAGTAA
- a CDS encoding PepSY domain-containing protein, whose product MMNKHKLWIGSLSAAVLLGGSAVAASGNVNGQSVQTTPTSTTQSVTQNQNSTGKMLNASQAKALALKAADGKVDDVDLERRNGQTFYEIEIDRKGKNDVVVRLDAYTGKILAVVDDEDYDDDDDYKGTVTGNASNSSASKQVKLTASQASNIALKQVTGGKVTKVELDHDDGRYVYEIELRTAQGEADVDIDANTGKVLSFDQDFDDQD is encoded by the coding sequence ATGATGAACAAACATAAACTTTGGATTGGCAGCTTATCAGCAGCGGTATTACTTGGTGGATCGGCCGTAGCGGCTAGCGGGAATGTGAACGGACAATCGGTGCAAACTACACCAACGTCAACAACACAATCTGTAACACAGAATCAGAACAGCACAGGTAAAATGCTGAATGCATCACAAGCGAAAGCGTTGGCGTTAAAAGCAGCCGATGGTAAAGTGGATGACGTGGATCTGGAGCGCAGAAACGGCCAAACGTTCTATGAAATCGAGATTGATCGAAAAGGCAAAAATGATGTTGTCGTTCGTCTGGATGCGTACACAGGCAAAATCTTGGCAGTCGTGGATGATGAAGACTACGATGATGATGATGACTATAAAGGTACTGTAACAGGTAACGCATCTAACAGCTCTGCTTCCAAGCAGGTTAAATTGACAGCATCGCAAGCTTCAAACATTGCTTTGAAACAAGTTACGGGTGGTAAAGTAACCAAAGTCGAACTTGATCATGATGATGGTCGCTATGTGTATGAGATCGAACTGAGAACTGCTCAAGGTGAAGCAGATGTAGATATCGATGCCAACACAGGTAAAGTGTTATCGTTCGACCAGGATTTTGACGACCAAGATTAA
- a CDS encoding PepSY domain-containing protein encodes MTEHEQRPPEMKRHEQGNSGWAKSRRSLWWGSGLLIVLIVAVVAWWKPWQSTGAVLTADAAAQSVLDQYPGEIVNSTLKDGTYIMQLRSETGLYDVQVDAVTAAVNSIKRLESNPQAEEKTLWSREQIKTALLKQQTDNQLVSLELVEQQGSPVYTAVVKAKDNSREELTIDPYTGETISSKTITAPTTEPTKDDPKPQFLSEKQAKQKALAEVPGEVDDIELRGTNSGNPYYLVEIDLADGREAIVQVNAISGAIRSVTWDEDDD; translated from the coding sequence ATGACAGAGCATGAGCAGCGACCACCGGAGATGAAACGGCATGAACAGGGGAACAGTGGATGGGCGAAATCGCGAAGATCACTCTGGTGGGGTTCAGGGCTTCTCATTGTGCTGATTGTAGCAGTAGTTGCTTGGTGGAAGCCTTGGCAATCGACGGGTGCGGTACTTACGGCAGATGCGGCAGCTCAATCCGTACTGGATCAATATCCAGGGGAGATTGTGAATTCCACGTTGAAGGACGGGACGTATATCATGCAGCTCCGTTCGGAGACCGGCCTATATGATGTGCAAGTGGATGCCGTTACAGCTGCTGTGAATTCCATTAAACGGCTGGAGTCGAACCCGCAAGCGGAAGAGAAGACGTTATGGAGCCGCGAGCAGATCAAGACGGCGTTGTTAAAACAACAAACAGATAACCAATTGGTCTCGCTTGAACTTGTAGAGCAGCAAGGCAGTCCGGTATACACTGCGGTAGTGAAGGCGAAGGATAACAGCCGTGAAGAACTCACGATTGATCCATATACGGGAGAGACGATATCTTCCAAAACAATAACAGCCCCGACAACTGAACCAACCAAGGATGATCCCAAACCTCAGTTTCTGAGCGAGAAACAAGCCAAGCAGAAGGCACTTGCGGAGGTCCCGGGGGAAGTGGACGACATTGAACTGCGTGGAACCAATAGCGGGAATCCGTATTATCTGGTTGAAATTGATCTGGCGGATGGCCGGGAGGCTATTGTGCAGGTGAATGCCATCTCGGGAGCGATTCGTTCGGTGACTTGGGATGAGGACGATGATTAA
- a CDS encoding ATP-binding protein: MSLRSKIYGYSSVLFAVLLIAVNLSVYIVFERMSIDNEVNRVEAEAESIVKGVRQSAGSIPPDDLLRAYAPVNGMLRIVNEDGTSSPVTTTSASEQLSKLPYKYESEKKSEYTQVEQIGYVWVSVPVIWPDGEVVNVQVTESIAETENRLSVLRTVLVAVTIIALIPAIISSRILANRMTRPIQQMTRTMTDIQSSGQFKRLPLEEGSKDELKTMGQTFNRMMDLLESNFERQERFVSDASHELKTPLTIIESYASLLQRRGKERPEVFDEAVEAILSESVRMREMTEQLLLLAKQPEQWNVQLERVDITRLATESTRAFREAYHREVRCVDPGPIWAISDESKLKQLLFILLDNARKYSEDAIEVRLEAEGQECRIRIVDTGIGIREDELKKVFDRFYRVDPARTRSLGASGSGLGLSLAKELAGAVGARIELTSTEGEGTEASIILPISVQNGPLS, translated from the coding sequence ATGAGTCTGCGCAGTAAAATCTACGGATATTCGTCTGTATTATTTGCTGTGCTGTTAATCGCGGTGAACCTGTCCGTCTATATCGTGTTTGAACGAATGTCGATTGATAACGAGGTTAATCGGGTGGAAGCGGAAGCGGAGTCTATTGTCAAAGGAGTACGTCAGTCTGCCGGCTCCATTCCGCCGGATGACTTGCTGCGGGCCTACGCGCCTGTGAACGGCATGCTTCGGATTGTTAATGAAGACGGCACCAGTTCCCCGGTGACGACAACATCAGCCTCCGAGCAGCTGAGCAAGCTGCCCTATAAGTACGAAAGTGAGAAGAAATCGGAGTATACCCAAGTGGAACAGATTGGGTATGTGTGGGTATCAGTCCCGGTCATCTGGCCTGATGGTGAGGTGGTGAATGTACAGGTCACCGAGAGCATAGCAGAAACGGAGAATCGTCTGTCGGTACTGCGTACCGTGCTTGTGGCAGTCACGATTATTGCTCTCATTCCAGCCATTATCTCCAGCCGAATTCTCGCGAACCGGATGACCAGACCGATTCAGCAGATGACACGTACGATGACTGATATACAGTCCAGCGGCCAATTCAAGCGTCTTCCACTGGAGGAAGGGTCGAAGGATGAACTGAAAACGATGGGACAGACGTTTAACCGGATGATGGATCTGCTCGAATCCAACTTTGAACGTCAGGAACGATTTGTATCGGATGCATCTCATGAACTCAAAACGCCGCTGACCATTATTGAGAGCTACGCTAGTCTGCTACAGCGGCGAGGAAAAGAGCGACCCGAGGTATTTGATGAAGCGGTAGAAGCGATTCTGTCCGAATCGGTTCGTATGCGGGAGATGACCGAGCAACTTTTACTGCTTGCGAAGCAGCCAGAGCAATGGAATGTACAGTTGGAGCGAGTGGATATCACGAGACTGGCAACAGAATCCACACGTGCGTTTCGCGAAGCCTACCACCGCGAAGTCCGGTGTGTCGATCCAGGTCCAATCTGGGCAATCAGCGATGAGAGCAAGCTGAAGCAACTGTTGTTTATTTTGCTGGATAATGCCCGGAAGTATAGTGAAGATGCAATTGAAGTCAGGCTGGAAGCCGAGGGACAAGAGTGCCGAATTCGGATTGTGGATACCGGGATTGGTATACGGGAGGATGAGCTGAAGAAGGTATTTGACCGATTCTATCGGGTTGATCCGGCCAGAACACGCAGCTTGGGCGCAAGCGGTTCGGGTCTGGGATTGTCACTTGCCAAAGAGCTTGCAGGAGCAGTTGGAGCACGAATCGAACTGACCAGCACCGAGGGTGAAGGCACCGAGGCTTCGATTATTTTGCCAATATCCGTTCAGAACGGGCCGCTCTCATGA